The window TAAATAAATGATTCCAAACGTGCCCCACACCCCATTGCAACAACTAAAGCAATTCACAGGATTAGCAAGGCAGGTTTCAAGTTGCCTATCCATCTATTCTATTTTGGGATTCTCACATTTGCATCACTTTCTACATCTAATCTCGTCTTTATTAATTTCTATCCAAGACTATTACATTGGTAATGATAATCTTTTCTATGTCTCACTTTTCTGTTCGTTCATCTCATCTAGAGATTCAATTAAGATTTCCATAGGTCTCCTGTTAACAACTCTGCAATTCTGCCGGATTTCTCCCGGCCGGCCGGATTGCAGGTCACCCATCTTCACCATACCCTCTACAAAGGCTTTAAAGAACCCCTCTTGATCACTGCTGAAGTTTTGAACAAATTCACGAGTCCTTTGGTTGGTGAATAGAGTTTGATCTGAATAAAGAAATCCTCGACCAGAGACCAAGTCCTTGAAGTACTGATTATCAAAGACATGTGGGGTTGCATCAAGGTCCCCAATTACTTCTTCGTCTCCTCCTTTCGGGCAGAGCTTGTCAAGCTTCTCTCTGTACTGGGTTTCCAAGGCAGGGTCAGGCATGCCCGTTCCTGATTGATTGTAGAGACGGTTCACAATTGAGAAGCAGCGCCCGTTTCCGATTGAATGAGAGCCAGAGAGGGCTACAAGGTCCTTCACAGAGAGATCAAACTCGCTGAACAGATCGATAAGGGCACTTGCAGTGGATCTTGGGCTCGGCATGATTTTGTCTGAGTCTTCTTGGCTCGCTGTTAAGCTGTCTAGCCTTCCCAGCTTGACTTCCCAATTGGGTCCTCCAGTCtgcaaaaacagaaaaacagagcaCATAAGAATTTCTGGAGAaaagattggatttttatttgggTTTCAGTAGAAGTTGTTGTTACCAATACGACGGCATCTCTAGAGGccataataataatatcagCGCATGATACAACACCAGGGCAGAGCTTCTCTAACTCTTCCTTGGCCTCATCGATGACTTCATAAGATCGCAGCGAGTTGATATTGGACAGAGAGAGTTTCTCACCAAGCATGGTGGGTGTGTCATCAAGCAACAACGAAGCATCGCAGCCCTACACAAATTAACAATGCTAATGACATAACAACACAAGGATTGATTAAGCAAAATAGCGAATTGAatcaaatagagagagagataggcatACATCAACAAAGCAGTCATGGAACTGAAAGCGCATGACTGATGCGGCATTTCTTGGATCCCTTTTCATGACTTTCTTCATCACTTCTCTCACAGTCGATTCTGCTTCCGGGCAAGTTTCTGCGTAAAAACCCGGCCTCAGTTCTGTTGCAGTGGCCAAGATCATCAACatgtagaggaagaagaagagaaggagcacACACTGagaaagagggaggagagacATCATTTTGGGATTCAGGGATTGAGCAGAGGTCAGTAAGGGTGGTGGGTTGGGTGCTTTGGGGGGCTGGCTTGATGGTCTGTCTCACTTCTCAAATTGTTATGGGAAGGTGTGTGTGAGGCTTGGTGGGGCAAAatatggggtgggggtggtctTTAAATGGAAGGGCTAGATGGGTGTTCATTCAATGAATGAATGGGTTTTTTGAGAACAAACAACATATGGCAAGAGATTCTTGTAATTTGTTTTAGCCTCAGCCATGTACCAAGTCTTATACTGATTTGAGCTTTTGGACCATTGATGGGGTAGGAGTTAAGGACCCACTGTGCTGATTGTGGACTGTGGAGATTGAATCAAAGAAGATATATCCCCATTGGAAGACTCTTGATCCTGTGGGCTCTACCTTAATTGTTTGGAGTTTGCAAAAACCAGAGTGTCATTAGCCCCATTAATCACCCCAAGCAACCATCTTTATCTTCTTACCTCATATAACTGACTCCTCCTTTCTACCTACTTGAGAAGGTTGATGGTTTCTCTAGGATGGAAAGTTGGAGTTAAGTCACTCTGAAGCTTTCTGTATCCATGAATATGGGCCGTCGATCTCCGGTTTACGTTACTCAATGAGCGGCCACCGTACAAAATCTTCGATGCTTCCGAGAGTCGGTAGCCGTGTGGCCATTGGATACTTTCTGAATTTACTTTAACGGTAGGGCTGCATGTACGGTGTTACGCTTTACTTTAATGGTAGGGCCGCGTGTACGATGTTACGTTTTACTTTAACGATAGGGCCGGTAGGGCCGCGTGTACGGCGTTACGCTTTACTTTAACGGTAGAGCCGCGTGTACAGCATTACACTGGAAATGGCTGGCAAGTGTCAATTGAAtgtttgtgtttggtatgaaaGAATGGCAGTTGCTTCTTCTCACTTAGTCTTAGAATGGTGAGGAAGTTGAGATATGGAAACTCAATTAAGAAGGGTTGAGTCCTTCTGTTTTGGTGCCAAGGTGCATTGGTGCCTCTGCTTTGATTAGAAACCCTCTATCCCTTAGATGTTTCCCTGTTCAAATGAGTCTCAATAAGATGGCATTGGTATAAATTTTTATCGTATGCAGTAATTACAGGGTGTTGTACTGCATCGTACggcggctgcagaggccatgtgcatcatgtggggcTCACTGTACCATATGGCCTCGCTGCACCGCACGGTACAGCATGCAgttacaggagaggataacgattcgcaTTGGTATTGGTATTCATTGAAGCCTGAAGGGATATCTCCTTGGTTCCTGTTctagtttaaaaaaaacatggaaTGGGCTGTGTGACTCCCAAGTTCCAAGGGATTCAAATACTACAAATGGTCAGTTTTCAGGTTCTGTGGGGTGGTCCAAAAGTCCAGTTAGTCACTTTCTCCATTAGATAGGACTGCTGGAcctcatggttttaggtattgggtaTCGGGTTGGTCATGCCGGATGCCGATACTTGACCGATACTTTATTGGTGGTGCAAAGGGCAAAATAGTCCAAAAAACCTAATATCGGTATTTTAAAGGGTTTTAAGTATTGAGTATCGGATCAGTCATGATCGATGCCGATACTTGAGCTATACTTTATCGGTCTTGcagagggtaaaatagtccaAAAAACCTTATATTGGTATTTTAAGGGTAACACCTTAGTTTATGAGCCAATACGGATTCCAAGGCATCCTCCAGCTCCAAGCACTGAATGATGAATGGCAGAGGAGAGGGAGTTTACCCAATGGATCTCTATCTcatccagttccctgcccggctcagttctccagttcctctaacaaggagGGAGTGGAATGACTACTCTATCCCTGTCCGAACACTTTACCCGGGTGGGAttcaccaccccctattagaggaactggggaactgggccgggcaaagaactggaggagataattttcttttacccagttctttttctttgtgcGAGGATGAAAACCCGAATGTACCCAATCTCTAAACATGGGAGAAAATTGTATGGGTTGGTGTTATCTATGGGGAGTGTGACCCTTGCTAAGGGCGTCAAAATGTAATCGGAACCGAATACCGAATCCAAAACCGAGCCGAGTTaaccaaattgaaccaaatcgaATTAATTATGTTCGGATTTGGATCCACCAAGCaagattttaattttgttctGTTCGGATATGGTTTCGATGTAAGAACCATCGGTTCTAACCGAAATCGAACCGGATGACCGAATCTAAATCCCtagttttttttagttttacaaCTTTACGTTTGAGAGTTGACCTTTAGGCTCCAGGCTTTAATGCTTTAATGCTTTATTCTTTCATTCCTATGTTGCAGGAGATTCTTTACCTTCCaaagttccaagttccaataTTTTACAAATTTTAAAAGGTTTTACTATCTCTATTTTCTACGATTCTTCGTCTCTCCCAAGTTCCAATCTCTTACAAGTTTTGaattaaattgattttcaaaGTGTGCATTTAAAAATGTAAGGCccaaaaatacaagatgggcATTTGTAGGACTTTTAGTGGCTGATGTTGTTGGGAATTTAAAGCCAAATAGTAGAATGGTTTAGCAAACCGAATAGAATTTAAGCTGTATAATCGAATTAAAACCGTATCAAGATCTGAATTGGAACTGTATTCTATAATCAAATTGGAACCATAACTGAACCGAATCGAGcagatttggatttggatttaatTCTGGAACCGAGGCGGTTCTTGGTTCGGATATGGATCACACTATCACTTCATGGAACCGAACTGAATGACCAAAACCgaatcgattgacacccttagtcccTTGCGCACACATGGCTGATGAGAATGCATGTGTTGACATTATGAGGGGTgagattttcatctttcatgaGGGGCGAGGCAGTGATTTCCTTCCTCTGTGTTTGGGCATGCACAGTATACTTTCCCATAGAGAATTTTCTTCCAAGGAGAAAGTTTTTATTCATCACATGTATGTTCACCACACCGTCTTAAGTTTCACAAACCCTTAAAAGGttgtagtttttgttttttcaaaatacccttgtgATACCCACTTGCACTCATGTGAAGTTGTATGATCAATTGATTCCCATTCatcgtgggtggaggaaaactttgtccaaactTCAATATCTTCTCCATGCTATACCTATCTTTAATGAGATTTTCTTGTGACTACACCAcagttggaaaaccaagttttctTACAAGACTCATCTTTCAGAAAACTTGGTGATTTGGCCTGGTCAAACATAGTTAAGGTGagtaacattttttttaatgcaataaaaaaaaactatgctTTCATTAGTAATtacatatgagagagagagctatTGTCGTTTagaattaattttttggtgaGTTACAAGAaggatttatttttcaattatgattttatttgttattacatttattgatttatttacttAGTAGTCACATAGtcaatgagttttttttttaaatgactaGACCTGTCAAGTTTATGATGACTCAAGTAAAAAgaccgagtcttatttgactcatGGAGTTCATAGTTTTCAAATGAATgaatccatgtgatagaggatcccACTACCATCCTTTGGTAAAACATGAGTCCCAAAATATCAGCAAAATCAATGGTTCAAATTACAAAATAGCCATTTCCCATTTGTGGCAAGGTAGGGTCCCTCATTACGTGGGTTAAGTGATGGATGTAAGGTCACCAAGATAGcaaaaaatgaaattgttgccatacttttttgctttttctttttaagtgaAGGTAAAAttatgtcatttcacatgtatattttagaaaaatgcatgacaatgacaacttttgataatgatatagtggttagtaattttcaaaattagtttgaaaatttctcttacacttaacttaaataacttttaagaataagatGAAAAACAATCAAAAAAAGATTAGAACTTATCCGTTCGTcacttggttacaacaagatgcacctttaatagaaaaaaaataaatagtctCATAATAGAGAGTTGAATCATTAAATATAGGAACTAGAAAGTCTTAAATTAAAACTATCTAACCTCAAATTCTTGCAAGGTTTGGGAatctttattattattgattAAGAGACTAATTACTTCTAAGTTGACAAAAACAAATGGcgattttggagtttttttaaCCGAtatcatacttttttttttatatgaattaACACAAATATCTTGATTTTATGTTCTTGGGcactgtaaatatattttggaaagaaaaaggaaaattttgtaaatcacaattaaaaaaaagaaatacatttttcatttggttgaaagaaaagggaagtgaaatcacttttgaaaaggaaaagaatttttttgtaaATCATGATTATGTAACCTACGTAAGACTCTTACtatattttataaatatgcttttcaatgtaaaattatattttatatttcaaaTCAAACGAATTTGATtgtaaaataatataaaatttaaGTTTTGGAGTTCGTTACACTATCATGTGAAGTAATAATTAAATAGGAAGGGGGATTGCCGATAGGCTATGTGGTCCCTGTACCTGTGTagaggccaatgagagcgtccacaagggcatccaacaaggatgaaaattttcattttaccggggggggggggggggcaggacTGTCATTCCGCCCttcttgtgtctaggtgcaaaCTCCATACAACCTGACAGCCTTTTTTTATCCCTTAtaaaaatgggagagggttgggtgTGCTGCCAATTTTCAGACATAAGAGGGCAACAAGATGAGACATGCTGGGCACCTTGGCAATATccccagccttttcccatatAAGAAGGTTAGGCACGCTGCCAAGGTGCCAACATGTGTCATTCTCACTGCTCCTCATTTGAAAAAGACCCCCTTGCCCTCCTATGTTGAGCCTGTGATTGGTTTATGCCACTAGCTTGTCAAAAGCTGAAGGCATACCCAACCCTCTCAGTAAAATATTTGAACTGTAGTACTGATTTGATATCACTTCCTACCcttttatttcccttgcaaccagacAAAACtacaagtaaaagaaaaaggCTACAAAAGTAGTGGTACCAGTTTAACACACCCCATTGCCATGATCCCCCATCCCTTTCTCTATGAAcatttttgtttgatattttgATTACACTTTCACAAGTGTAGTCTATTATTGGAGCCCAATATATGAAGAATAGGTCTTACAACCCTAGAATTGAGACATTTGTTTTCCAAACTACCACAATCTCCACCAAACCCATCCATTCTTTGCATCGTTTTTTCAAAGTATAGACTGAGACTTCACAACCATATGGAACCCAATGAATTTTGTTTGAATAAAGCAGATTGTCATATCAATTTCGAAAGTAGAGAAGACTccaaattagttgtttttataTGGAATTATATGCTGTTGTGGACATTACATAACCAAAAGCTTTTACCTCATAAACTTACCAAATAAGGCTCTTTGTCATAGGATTCTCCTCTTAATGAACCTTGGGACTGTGGTTCCCTCAGACAGCTCATATGGGAGAATAGTTATCATctccaattcgcgggcacctccaattcctttaATTTCTCTAATAGGAGGGAGTGGATTCCACCTAGAGCAGTGTTTTCaggtagggggtagggtgattatttccgcccccatgtgaggaattgaaggggATAGCGAATTAGAGGTGATAAGGATTCTTatatggattggggttttcCCCGCTTAAGATATTATTGAACCTAGACTTGACCTGTCCTATGAGACATTCATGGGGCTTACTAATTTTACAAGGCAGCCAGGGCAGCTCCTATGAGTTGAAGTGGTTAGCTAGGTAGAAACCTTAATTATTATTCTTTAATCTAACTTgtcctaactttttttttttaggggaaaaaaGAGTTTTTCTCTTATGAGTTTTGGTAGAAATGAGAAATTCATTGAATCTCCAATGTGGAGTTTTCCTTtcacatgattttttttaattattttttcgCATTTGCTCTGAAAATATGGGTCTCATGTGGTTGATTTTGTTTTTCGAGACGTGCGTGGATGTAGAGTGGAGATTCATCTCCATGCTGACAAGGTGAGGAACCCTTTCTTATAatataatttcaaaaaaaagaactcaGTTGAAGAGTATAGTACTTGTTATCAAATATAGAAGAGATTAAAATGATCACCCTGTCCCcatgaaaaataaaactacCACATCTGTTGATACCTTCGCATGTGCTCTTCCTGTCCTATACAAGCTTATGTCATGCTCCCCAACAAGAAACACATCCCTATAATTTCAAGAATAAATTTGAAGAGAAAGCAGTCCTCATCCATGTCTAATCTTTGTCCTCCACTATACAATTGGACTTGACTTGTAATACTTTAGTCCGGACTGACAAAGGAAGATGTCCATTGCAATTTGTAAAGTGGGCGGCTGGGCGCACTCCACAGTCCAACTGATGCTAGAAGGTGTCATATCACGTTACTTTGATGAGACGATTCTAATAAGTGGGGTTATAATAGCTTTGTACGTGTCGGTTGTTCTTTCATACATCCCAACAATCTTGGaagtttttcattaaaaaaaaatctcagaaGGCTTGACATGTATTAAAATCATCAGTAATACCAACGGGGCGACGGTGCACATCCGACGACACAGCAGAGGT is drawn from Telopea speciosissima isolate NSW1024214 ecotype Mountain lineage chromosome 1, Tspe_v1, whole genome shotgun sequence and contains these coding sequences:
- the LOC122656577 gene encoding peroxidase 17 — encoded protein: MMSLLPLSQCVLLLFFFLYMLMILATATELRPGFYAETCPEAESTVREVMKKVMKRDPRNAASVMRFQFHDCFVDGCDASLLLDDTPTMLGEKLSLSNINSLRSYEVIDEAKEELEKLCPGVVSCADIIIMASRDAVVLTGGPNWEVKLGRLDSLTASQEDSDKIMPSPRSTASALIDLFSEFDLSVKDLVALSGSHSIGNGRCFSIVNRLYNQSGTGMPDPALETQYREKLDKLCPKGGDEEVIGDLDATPHVFDNQYFKDLVSGRGFLYSDQTLFTNQRTREFVQNFSSDQEGFFKAFVEGMVKMGDLQSGRPGEIRQNCRVVNRRPMEILIESLDEMNEQKSET